A DNA window from Lagenorhynchus albirostris chromosome 5, mLagAlb1.1, whole genome shotgun sequence contains the following coding sequences:
- the GPR15 gene encoding G-protein coupled receptor 15 gives MDPEATMVYLEYFYVTSQNPDIDETHSHVPYTSVFLPVFYTVVFLTGALGNVILMSALHFKRGSRRLIDIFIINLAASDFIFIITLPLWVDKEASLGLWRTGSFLCKGSSYMISVNMHCNVFLLTCMSVDRYLAIMCPAVSRKIRNRDCAYGVCASVWFISCLLGLPTLLSRELTLIDGKPYCAEKRATPVKLAWGLVALIFTFFAPLVSIVTCYCCITRKLCVRYQQSGKHNRKLRKSIKVIFIVVAAFVFSWLPFNTFKLLAIVSGLQQDLYFPSTFLQWGMEVSGPLAFANSGISPFIYYIFDSYIRRAIVHCLCPCLKKYDFGSSTETSDLTKALSNFIQAEDFARRRKRSVSL, from the coding sequence ATGGACCCAGAAGCAACCATGGTTTACTTGGAATATTTCTATGTTACAAGCCAAAATCCTGATATTGACGAGACCCACTCCCACGTTCCTTATACATCAgtcttccttccagtcttttacACAGTGGTGTTCCTGACTGGAGCTTTGGGGAACGTCATCCTCATGAGTGCATTGCATTTCAAAAGGGGCAGCCGAAGACTGATTGACATTTTTATCATCAACCTGGCTGCCTCTGacttcatcttcatcatcacGTTGCCTCTCTGGGTGGATAAAGAAGCATCTCTAGGactgtggaggacaggctctttcCTGTGCAAAGGCAGCTCCTACATGATCTCAGTCAACATGCACTGCAATGTCTTCTTGCTCACCTGCATGAGTGTTGACCGCTACCTGGCCATCATGTGTCCAGCCGTATCCAGGAAAATCAGAAATAGAGACTGCGCGTATGGAGTCTGTGCCAGTGTCTGGTTTATCTCCTGCCTCCTGGGGTTGCCTACTCTTCTGTCCCGGGAGCTCACCCTGATTGATGGTAAGCCATACTGTGCAGAGAAGAGGGCCACTCCAGTTAAACTGGCTTGGGGCCTGGTGgccttaatttttacattttttgcccCTTTGGTGAGCATTGTGACCTGCTACTGTTGTATCACAAGGAAGCTGTGTGTCCGTTACCAGCAGTCGGGAAAGCACAACAGAAAGCTGAGGAAATCCATAAAGGTCATCTTTATCGTTGTGGCAGCCTTTGTCTTCTCCTGGCTGCCCTTTAATACATTCAAGCTCCTGGCTATTGTCTCTGGGCTGCAGCAAGACCTCTACTTTCCTTCAACTTTTCTTCAGTGGGGCATGGAGGTGAGTGGGCCCTTGGCCTTTGCCAACAGCGGCATCAGCCCTTTCATTTACTATATCTTTGACAGCTACATCCGCCGAGCCATCGTGCACTGCCTGTGCCCTTGCCTGAAGAAGTATGACTTTGGGAGCAGCACTGAGACCTCAGACCTCACTAAGGCTCTCTCCAACTTCATTCAGGCAGAGGATTTTgccagaaggaggaagaggtcTGTGTCACTCTGA
- the CLDND1 gene encoding claudin domain-containing protein 1 isoform X1 yields the protein MDNRFATAFVIACVLSLISTIYMAASIGTDFWYEYRSPVQENSSDLNKSIWTDFASDEADEKTYNDALFRNNGTVGLWRRCITIPQNTYWYSPPERTESFDMVTKCISFTLNEQFEEKFVDPGNHNSGIDLLRTYLWRCQFLLPFVSLGLMCFGALIGLCACICRSLYPTIATGILHLLAGLCTLGSVSCYVAGIELLHQKLELPENVSGEFGWSFCLACVSAPLQFMASALFIWAAHTNRKEYTLMKAYRVA from the exons ATGGATAACCGTTTTGCTACAGCATTTGTAATTGCTTGTGTGCTTAGCCTCATTTCTACCATCTACATGGCGGCCTCAATTGGCACAGACTTCTGGTATGAGTATCGAAGTCCAGTTCAAGAAAATTCCAGCGATTTGAACAAAAGTATCTGGACTGACTTTGCTAGCGATGAGGCAGATGAAAAGACTTATAATGATGCACTTTTCCGAAATAACGGCACAGTGGGATTGTGGAGACGGTGTATCACTATACCCCAAAACACATACTGGTATAGTCCACCAGAAAGGACAg AGTCATTTGATATGGTCACAAAATGTATCAGTTTCACGCTAAATGAGCAGTTCGAGGAGAAATTTGTTGATCCTGGAAACCACAATAGTGGGATAGATCTGCTTCGGACCT atcttTGGCGTTGCCAGTTCCTTTTACCTTTTGTTAGTCTAGGTTTGATGTGCTTTGGGGCTTTGATTGGACTTTGTGCTTGTATCTGCCGAAGCTTGTACCCCACCATTGCCACAGGCATTCTCCATCTCCTTGCAG GTCTGTGTACACTGGGCTCAGTGAGCTGTTACGTTGCTGGAATTGAACTACTCCACCAGAAACTAGAGCTGCCTGAGAATGTGTCTGGCGAATTTGGATGGTCCTTCTGCCTGGCTTGCGTCTCAGCTCCCTTACAGTTCATGGCTTCTGCTCTCTTCATCTGGGCCGCTCATACCAACCGGAAAGAGTACACCTTAATGAAGGCATATCGTGTGGCATGA
- the CLDND1 gene encoding claudin domain-containing protein 1 isoform X2: MDNRFATAFVIACVLSLISTIYMAASIGTDFWYEYRSPVQENSSDLNKSIWTDFASDEADEKTYNDALFRNNGTVGLWRRCITIPQNTYWYSPPERTDLWRCQFLLPFVSLGLMCFGALIGLCACICRSLYPTIATGILHLLAGLCTLGSVSCYVAGIELLHQKLELPENVSGEFGWSFCLACVSAPLQFMASALFIWAAHTNRKEYTLMKAYRVA, encoded by the exons ATGGATAACCGTTTTGCTACAGCATTTGTAATTGCTTGTGTGCTTAGCCTCATTTCTACCATCTACATGGCGGCCTCAATTGGCACAGACTTCTGGTATGAGTATCGAAGTCCAGTTCAAGAAAATTCCAGCGATTTGAACAAAAGTATCTGGACTGACTTTGCTAGCGATGAGGCAGATGAAAAGACTTATAATGATGCACTTTTCCGAAATAACGGCACAGTGGGATTGTGGAGACGGTGTATCACTATACCCCAAAACACATACTGGTATAGTCCACCAGAAAGGACAg atcttTGGCGTTGCCAGTTCCTTTTACCTTTTGTTAGTCTAGGTTTGATGTGCTTTGGGGCTTTGATTGGACTTTGTGCTTGTATCTGCCGAAGCTTGTACCCCACCATTGCCACAGGCATTCTCCATCTCCTTGCAG GTCTGTGTACACTGGGCTCAGTGAGCTGTTACGTTGCTGGAATTGAACTACTCCACCAGAAACTAGAGCTGCCTGAGAATGTGTCTGGCGAATTTGGATGGTCCTTCTGCCTGGCTTGCGTCTCAGCTCCCTTACAGTTCATGGCTTCTGCTCTCTTCATCTGGGCCGCTCATACCAACCGGAAAGAGTACACCTTAATGAAGGCATATCGTGTGGCATGA